The Syntrophaceae bacterium genome contains a region encoding:
- a CDS encoding carbohydrate ABC transporter permease, whose protein sequence is MTDRTWNIIFVLVAALVVAVSLLPFLWFVATSLKTQMEVTAIPPVLFPSWSLDFYRSALWDYNLLHFLKNSLIVAGLATLGTLSISLFAGYALARLPIRHKPLIMGSLLLVSMFPQISIAGPVWKILDSLGWLNTYQGLILPYITLTLPLGVWIMAGFFRELPQELEDSARVDGCGHFQTLFRIIIPLAAPGVFTAAILVFIYAWNEFFFALLIMTQQPYQTLPVGIALFQGQYTIPWGEIAAASTIATVPLVLMVLLFQRRIVRGLSAGAIKG, encoded by the coding sequence ATGACGGACCGGACCTGGAACATCATCTTCGTCCTCGTCGCGGCCCTCGTCGTGGCGGTGAGCCTGTTGCCCTTTCTCTGGTTCGTCGCGACGTCGCTCAAGACCCAGATGGAGGTGACGGCGATCCCGCCGGTCCTCTTCCCCTCCTGGTCCCTGGATTTTTACCGCTCGGCCCTCTGGGACTACAACCTCCTCCATTTCCTCAAGAACAGCCTCATCGTGGCGGGACTGGCCACCCTCGGAACACTGTCGATCTCCCTGTTCGCGGGCTACGCCCTGGCGCGTCTGCCCATCCGGCACAAGCCCCTCATCATGGGAAGCCTGCTCCTCGTCTCCATGTTCCCCCAGATATCGATTGCCGGCCCCGTCTGGAAGATCCTGGATTCCCTGGGCTGGCTCAACACCTACCAGGGTCTGATCCTGCCTTACATCACCCTGACCCTGCCCCTGGGAGTCTGGATCATGGCAGGGTTCTTCCGGGAACTGCCGCAGGAACTGGAGGACTCGGCCCGGGTGGACGGGTGCGGCCACTTCCAGACCCTGTTCCGGATCATCATCCCCCTGGCCGCGCCGGGGGTCTTCACCGCGGCGATCCTTGTCTTTATCTATGCCTGGAACGAATTCTTCTTCGCCCTGCTCATCATGACCCAGCAGCCCTACCAGACGCTGCCCGTGGGAATCGCCCTGTTCCAGGGCCAATACACCATCCCCTGGGGGGAGATCGCCGCCGCCTCGACCATTGCCACCGTGCCCCTGGTGCTCATGGTCCTGCTGTTCCAGCGGCGGATCGTACGGGGACTCTCCGCGGGGGCCATCAAAGGATAG
- a CDS encoding ABC transporter ATP-binding protein, with protein sequence MAELRIENLTKIYGDTAVVDRVSFTVAEGEFCILLGPSGCGKSTVLRLIAGLEHQDEGTIHIGGTEVSARDPKDRDVAMVFQSYALYPHLSVYDNIAFPLRIRKLTRREVDRKVREAARMLDIADLLERRPREISGGQRQRVAIGRAIVRSPQLFLFDEPLSNLDAKLRASMRVELAGLHRRLAATTLYVTHDQVEAMTLGQMIVLLDRGIVQQVGSPRDLYDRPANVFAASFIGVPPINLFDGTVERGSGGLFIRCDDFRLDAGGRQDLTAFEGRTVTVGIRPEAVRVGTGLIRGLLEHAEHMGSETILYLRTDGRKIVARAAADFRPSLGEPLNLDFDPRSLHFFFEGRRI encoded by the coding sequence ATGGCGGAACTCAGGATCGAAAACCTCACGAAGATCTATGGTGATACGGCCGTGGTGGACCGCGTTTCCTTCACCGTTGCGGAGGGGGAGTTCTGCATCCTCCTGGGCCCCTCGGGATGCGGGAAGAGCACCGTCCTCCGGCTGATCGCCGGGCTCGAGCATCAGGACGAAGGCACCATCCACATCGGCGGCACCGAGGTGAGCGCCAGGGACCCGAAGGACCGGGACGTGGCCATGGTCTTCCAGAGTTATGCCCTCTATCCCCACCTGAGCGTATACGACAACATCGCTTTCCCCCTGCGGATCCGCAAGCTGACCCGGCGGGAGGTGGACCGGAAGGTCCGGGAAGCGGCCCGGATGCTAGACATTGCCGATCTCCTGGAACGCCGGCCGCGGGAAATCTCCGGCGGCCAGAGGCAGCGGGTCGCCATTGGGCGCGCCATCGTCCGGAGCCCGCAGCTGTTTCTCTTCGATGAGCCCCTCTCGAATCTGGACGCCAAGCTCCGGGCCTCCATGCGGGTGGAGCTGGCGGGTCTGCACCGGCGCCTGGCGGCCACCACACTCTATGTGACCCACGACCAGGTCGAGGCCATGACACTGGGGCAGATGATCGTCCTTCTGGATCGGGGAATCGTGCAGCAGGTGGGCTCTCCGCGGGATCTCTATGACCGCCCGGCCAATGTGTTCGCGGCATCCTTCATCGGGGTGCCTCCGATCAATCTCTTCGACGGGACCGTGGAACGCGGGAGCGGGGGCCTGTTCATCCGCTGTGACGACTTCAGGCTGGATGCCGGAGGGCGGCAGGATCTCACCGCTTTCGAGGGCAGGACCGTAACGGTGGGGATCCGGCCGGAGGCCGTCCGCGTCGGGACGGGCCTGATCCGGGGTCTCCTTGAGCACGCGGAGCACATGGGATCGGAGACGATCCTCTATCTGCGGACGGACGGTCGAAAAATCGTCGCCCGGGCGGCGGCGGACTTCCGGCCCTCCCTGGGAGAACCGTTGAATCTTGACTTCGACCCGCGGTCATTGCATTTCTTCTTCGAGGGTCGGAGGATCTGA
- a CDS encoding enoyl-CoA hydratase/isomerase family protein, which yields MQVNEFQEITYSKDDSGIVTITLNIPKRKNAFSKYTTYELFWAMDALEKDETAHAVILTGARDPDSDDPTKEAFCSGGYFHPNAMAPASDEAKAEIDMTDIAEARMTLKMWLCDKPIIAAVNGLFIGGGFTMCLTCCDLVYCSEHAWAQLPFIRLGIVPEVASSYMLPRLIGFQRAKEIMFFGERIPAKKLLELGLVNKVLPHDQVMAYAREMALRLIPPAGAGYAVRLTKRTLHKPLIDALTTALNLENKGLNEAFTTADFMEALAARREKRLPKFQGK from the coding sequence ATGCAGGTGAACGAGTTTCAGGAGATCACTTACAGCAAGGACGACAGCGGCATCGTCACCATCACGCTGAACATTCCGAAACGGAAGAACGCCTTCAGCAAGTACACCACGTACGAGCTGTTCTGGGCGATGGACGCACTGGAAAAGGATGAAACGGCCCACGCCGTGATCCTCACCGGCGCAAGGGATCCCGACTCCGACGATCCGACGAAAGAGGCCTTCTGCAGCGGCGGCTACTTCCACCCGAACGCCATGGCTCCTGCGAGCGACGAGGCCAAGGCCGAGATCGACATGACGGACATCGCGGAGGCCAGGATGACCCTGAAGATGTGGCTATGCGACAAGCCCATCATCGCCGCGGTGAACGGCTTGTTTATCGGCGGCGGATTCACGATGTGTCTGACCTGCTGCGACCTCGTCTACTGCTCCGAGCACGCCTGGGCGCAACTGCCGTTCATCCGTCTCGGCATCGTCCCGGAGGTTGCTTCCAGCTACATGCTTCCCCGTTTGATCGGATTCCAGCGAGCCAAGGAGATCATGTTTTTCGGCGAGCGAATCCCGGCAAAGAAACTCCTGGAACTGGGACTGGTCAACAAGGTGCTTCCCCACGACCAAGTGATGGCCTACGCCCGCGAGATGGCGCTCCGGCTCATTCCGCCTGCTGGAGCCGGCTACGCGGTCCGCCTGACCAAACGGACCCTCCACAAGCCGCTGATCGATGCCCTCACGACGGCCCTGAACCTGGAAAACAAAGGCCTGAACGAGGCCTTCACCACGGCCGACTTCATGGAGGCGCTGGCCGCCCGCCGGGAGAAGCGTCTTCCGAAATTCCAGGGGAAATGA